A portion of the Kribbella jejuensis genome contains these proteins:
- a CDS encoding ribonuclease Z, whose product MRELVVLGTGSQVPSRERTQNGYFLRWDEEGFLFDPGEGSQRQMIFAGVNAGAITRLCVTHFHGDHCLGVPGVIQRLSLDDVPHPVHAHYPASGQTYFTRLRYAASFFERAELLEEPVEDDGLLSVGSFGQLWARRLEHPIESYGYQLIEPDGRRMLPTKLAEYGVSGPAVGRLQRAGSIDVDGRTVRIEDVSEVRRGQRFAFVMDTRLCENVLRLADGADLLVIESTYLSTESELARRFGHLTARQAARVAAECGVRKLVLTHFSQRYLEPERFHEEAAAEFDGEIVVASDLSRISVPTRR is encoded by the coding sequence GTGCGCGAACTGGTTGTGCTGGGCACCGGTAGTCAGGTGCCTTCGCGCGAGCGGACGCAGAACGGGTACTTCCTGCGCTGGGACGAGGAAGGTTTCCTGTTCGACCCGGGCGAGGGCAGCCAGCGGCAGATGATCTTCGCCGGTGTGAACGCCGGCGCGATCACCCGCCTGTGCGTCACGCACTTCCACGGCGACCACTGCCTCGGCGTACCGGGAGTGATCCAGCGGCTGTCGCTGGACGACGTACCGCATCCCGTGCACGCGCACTACCCCGCGTCCGGGCAGACGTACTTCACCCGCCTGCGCTACGCCGCGTCGTTCTTCGAGCGGGCCGAGCTGCTCGAGGAACCGGTCGAGGACGACGGCCTGCTCTCGGTCGGCTCGTTCGGCCAGCTGTGGGCGCGCCGGCTGGAGCACCCGATCGAGTCGTACGGGTATCAGCTGATCGAGCCGGACGGTCGCCGGATGCTGCCCACCAAGCTCGCCGAGTACGGCGTGAGCGGGCCGGCCGTCGGGCGCCTGCAAAGAGCCGGTTCGATCGACGTCGACGGGCGGACCGTACGGATCGAGGACGTCAGCGAGGTCCGCCGGGGACAGCGGTTCGCGTTCGTGATGGACACGCGGTTGTGCGAGAACGTGCTACGTCTGGCCGACGGTGCGGACCTGCTCGTGATCGAGTCGACGTACCTGTCCACCGAGTCGGAGTTGGCGCGCCGTTTCGGCCATCTGACCGCTCGCCAAGCAGCACGCGTCGCGGCTGAGTGCGGCGTACGGAAGCTGGTCCTCACGCACTTCTCGCAGCGCTATCTCGAGCCCGAACGCTTCCACGAAGAAGCAGCGGCGGAGTTCGACGGGGAGATCGTGGTGGCCTCGGATCTCAGCAGAATCTCAGTTCCAACCCGTCGTTAG
- a CDS encoding TldD/PmbA family protein, with amino-acid sequence MRDTAETVLALLPADVQYGDIRVVRRTHEQVLVELDGPGEVGYDDSLGLGLRVLIGGHWGFAATHRLDPDGLDSVIAQAVGQARAAGGGGHVALGDPVMTRATWSSPLRIDPFEVPLSSKLDLLSATVKEASTAGPLVQQIEASIDLYRDEKVFANTEGALIEQTLTESGGGLMVNAGNGDDLQRRSFPQGVPRQIRGQRGDFATAGWEHVESLGLVENAARVAAEAVALLTAPQCPDEVTTLIAGGNQLAMVLHECAGHPMEADRALGTEASLAGGTYATPERRGNFRWGSPIVSAYADATIPGGLGSFGYDDEGVPAQRTQLIKDGIFLGYMSGRESAAALGDQPTGASRADGWQRLPLVRMTNICLEPGESSLEEMIAGTKRGILVDTNRGFSIDDQRMSFRFTTELGWEIRDGKLGRLLKNCSYQSVTPQFWASLDALGGQDEWRVHGVPSCNKGEPLQVAHVGHGTVPGRFQNVQVGR; translated from the coding sequence ATGCGAGATACCGCCGAGACCGTGCTGGCGCTGTTGCCCGCGGACGTCCAGTACGGCGACATCCGGGTGGTCCGGCGTACCCATGAGCAGGTCCTGGTCGAGCTCGACGGCCCGGGGGAGGTCGGGTACGACGACTCGCTCGGCCTCGGGCTGCGGGTGCTGATCGGCGGCCACTGGGGTTTCGCCGCCACCCACCGACTGGACCCGGACGGCCTCGACAGCGTGATCGCACAGGCGGTCGGCCAGGCCCGCGCCGCCGGTGGCGGCGGTCACGTCGCGCTCGGCGATCCGGTCATGACCCGGGCGACCTGGTCGTCGCCGCTGCGGATCGATCCGTTCGAGGTTCCGCTGTCCAGCAAGCTCGACCTGCTGTCCGCCACCGTCAAGGAGGCGTCGACGGCCGGTCCGCTGGTCCAGCAGATCGAGGCGTCGATCGACCTCTACCGCGACGAGAAGGTGTTCGCGAACACCGAGGGCGCGCTGATCGAGCAGACCCTGACCGAGAGCGGCGGCGGCCTGATGGTGAACGCCGGCAACGGTGACGACCTGCAGCGCCGGTCGTTCCCGCAGGGCGTGCCGCGGCAGATCCGCGGCCAGCGCGGGGACTTCGCCACCGCCGGCTGGGAGCACGTCGAGTCGCTCGGCCTGGTGGAGAACGCGGCCCGGGTCGCGGCCGAGGCGGTCGCACTGCTGACCGCGCCGCAGTGCCCGGACGAGGTCACCACACTCATTGCCGGTGGCAACCAGTTGGCCATGGTGCTGCACGAGTGCGCCGGCCACCCGATGGAGGCCGACCGGGCGCTGGGTACCGAGGCCAGCCTGGCCGGCGGGACGTACGCGACGCCCGAGCGGCGCGGCAACTTCCGGTGGGGCTCGCCGATCGTCTCGGCGTACGCCGATGCGACGATCCCCGGCGGGCTCGGTTCGTTCGGGTACGACGACGAGGGGGTGCCGGCGCAGCGCACGCAGCTGATCAAGGACGGCATCTTCCTCGGCTACATGTCGGGCCGCGAGTCGGCGGCCGCCCTCGGCGACCAGCCGACCGGTGCGTCCCGCGCCGACGGCTGGCAGCGGCTGCCGCTGGTGCGGATGACCAATATCTGCCTGGAGCCGGGGGAGTCCTCGTTGGAGGAGATGATCGCCGGCACCAAGCGCGGCATCCTGGTCGACACCAACCGCGGCTTCTCGATCGACGACCAGCGGATGTCGTTCCGGTTCACCACCGAGCTCGGTTGGGAGATCCGCGACGGCAAGCTCGGCCGGCTGCTCAAGAACTGCAGCTACCAGAGCGTCACCCCGCAGTTCTGGGCGAGTCTGGACGCGCTCGGCGGTCAGGACGAGTGGAGGGTGCACGGCGTTCCGTCGTGCAACAAGGGCGAGCCGCTGCAGGTGGCCCACGTCGGGCACGGCACCGTGCCCGGCCGTTTCCAGAACGTGCAGGTGGGACGATGA
- a CDS encoding COG4280 domain-containing protein, with the protein MDAATWGLIVATFVACFVEMVEATTIVMAMGYTRGWKSALVGTVAALGALAVVTAAAGYALATWLPESALQLAIGGLLLIFGLQWLRKAILRSSGRKAVHDEDAIYREEVEAAKAAGETRGGLDMFGFMVSFKGVFLEGMEVVFIVLTFGLNANNIPAASLGAAAAVVLVLGIAVALRRPLSMINENLLKYGVGLLLASFGTYWAVEGIGIFRDGRESLNWPGHDLMILVLIAAWLLLSRIFVAALRKPVAAAPAGSADIAVEVRK; encoded by the coding sequence ATGGACGCGGCAACGTGGGGATTGATCGTCGCGACGTTCGTCGCGTGTTTCGTGGAGATGGTGGAGGCCACCACGATCGTCATGGCGATGGGCTATACCCGGGGCTGGAAGTCCGCGCTGGTCGGCACGGTCGCGGCCCTCGGTGCGCTCGCGGTGGTCACCGCGGCAGCCGGCTACGCGTTGGCGACCTGGTTGCCCGAGTCGGCGCTGCAGCTCGCGATCGGAGGCCTGCTGCTGATCTTCGGACTGCAGTGGTTGCGCAAGGCGATCCTCAGATCGTCCGGCCGCAAGGCGGTGCACGACGAGGATGCGATCTACCGCGAGGAGGTGGAGGCGGCGAAGGCGGCCGGTGAGACCAGGGGCGGCCTGGACATGTTCGGCTTCATGGTCTCGTTCAAGGGCGTGTTCCTCGAGGGGATGGAGGTCGTCTTCATCGTGTTGACTTTCGGCCTCAATGCGAACAACATCCCGGCGGCCAGTCTGGGTGCCGCCGCGGCCGTGGTCCTCGTGCTGGGCATCGCGGTGGCGCTGCGCCGGCCGCTGTCGATGATCAACGAGAACCTGCTGAAGTACGGCGTCGGCCTGCTGCTCGCCTCGTTCGGTACCTACTGGGCAGTCGAGGGCATCGGCATCTTCCGCGACGGCCGGGAGAGCCTGAACTGGCCGGGCCACGACCTGATGATCCTGGTCCTGATCGCCGCCTGGCTGCTGCTCAGCCGGATCTTCGTCGCCGCGTTGCGCAAACCGGTCGCTGCGGCGCCGGCGGGTTCGGCCGACATCGCCGTGGAGGTGCGGAAATGA
- a CDS encoding EfeM/EfeO family lipoprotein: MALVVLGAAATVTVWRPWEGSADATGGPAGISVSRSQCGQGWTDAKTGRQTLYLHNTGDAAAEVDLVEVVSNKVYGEVEGLGPNTTAPMDVQLGAGKYAIRCLIEDTDPITGPTVTLTGADEGGPAVVAVTKNDMLPLVKKYEATVARGVADLATKTDKLRADVAAGNLTAARTDWLAAHLAYNSLGAAYDAFGDLADKIDGSDAGFHPLEKGLWHHATAASLKPIATQLAADVRALQQDLPNEQVDPNDLGLRAHEIMENALQFELTGENDQGSGTSLNTALANLNGTATVLAILAPVLKPRYADLPQVQKWETRVRALLTAHQNIPVNKLDRTTREQLDGAVGELLEKLAPVTAICDVRRS, translated from the coding sequence ATGGCACTGGTTGTTCTCGGTGCAGCGGCGACGGTGACGGTCTGGCGGCCCTGGGAGGGGTCGGCCGACGCGACCGGCGGACCGGCGGGAATCAGTGTGTCCCGCAGTCAGTGCGGCCAGGGCTGGACCGACGCGAAGACCGGGCGGCAGACGCTCTACCTGCACAACACGGGCGACGCGGCCGCCGAGGTCGACCTGGTCGAGGTCGTCAGCAACAAGGTGTACGGCGAGGTCGAGGGCCTCGGCCCGAACACGACGGCCCCGATGGACGTGCAGCTCGGCGCCGGCAAGTACGCGATCCGCTGCCTGATCGAGGACACCGACCCGATCACCGGCCCGACGGTCACGCTGACCGGCGCCGACGAGGGCGGACCGGCCGTGGTGGCGGTCACCAAGAACGACATGCTTCCGCTGGTCAAGAAGTACGAGGCGACGGTTGCTCGCGGCGTCGCCGATCTCGCTACCAAGACGGACAAGCTGCGCGCCGATGTTGCCGCCGGCAACCTGACGGCCGCGCGCACCGACTGGCTCGCGGCACATCTGGCGTACAACTCCCTTGGTGCGGCCTACGATGCGTTCGGCGACTTGGCCGACAAGATCGACGGCTCCGACGCCGGGTTTCACCCGCTGGAGAAGGGCTTGTGGCACCACGCGACGGCCGCGAGCCTGAAGCCGATCGCGACCCAGTTGGCGGCCGATGTCCGCGCTCTGCAGCAGGATCTGCCGAACGAGCAGGTCGATCCGAACGACCTCGGCCTGCGCGCCCACGAGATCATGGAGAACGCGCTCCAGTTCGAGCTGACCGGTGAGAACGACCAAGGCAGTGGTACGTCGCTCAACACCGCACTGGCCAATCTGAACGGTACGGCGACTGTCCTGGCGATCCTCGCCCCGGTCCTCAAACCGCGGTACGCCGATCTGCCGCAGGTACAGAAGTGGGAGACGCGCGTCCGCGCTCTGCTGACCGCGCACCAGAACATACCGGTCAACAAGCTGGATCGCACAACCCGCGAACAGCTCGACGGCGCGGTCGGCGAACTGCTGGAAAAGCTCGCACCAGTCACCGCGATCTGCGACGTGAGAAGGTCCTGA
- a CDS encoding aminotransferase class III-fold pyridoxal phosphate-dependent enzyme, whose product MTYGAGQTASMLEDPPAVDGRTAARLLRSEYGLDAVVSELRSERDRNFLAAADGRRLVVKVSNTGDDADQIAMECAAMEHVAVVDPELPIPRLIPGTTGKLVTTVQAADGRAHLVRVITVLPGEVADLTALPSWFAAGFGVIGARLTRALQGFGHPAAHRRLDWDPRHVAELRPYADHLPDVRRRAPMHRLLDRFAGLDEATRELPASALHGDVTLSNLLLAEDRICGVIDFGDMHHTARVAELAISLTSLLRESGDDLWADARRFLDGYQQVLPLEPAEVELIGELVLARSAASVLISAWRAPLYPDNEEYLTSLVAGSWRILDQLGDLGATELAQRFHRICGTSRVASVPDPTLLVRRKAALGGELSPLFYRRPLQVVRGQGPWIHTADGRRYLDAYNNVPVVGHAHPAVVQAISRQAAVLNLNSRYLHPHVVELAERLVASMPDGLDTCVFANSGSEANDLAWRMARVVTGRDGAIVADLAYHGVSEATAAFSTNTYPASARPSHVAVFEAPRNAEDDGIAAAARVRAARAALRTAGHDLALLAVDSVFSSAGILTPRNDFMQGLQDTARAAGGLFLADEVQAGFGRGGRNLWRFQDFGLTPDFVTLGKPMGNGHPVAALITRREIADAFTEVDEYFSTFGGNPVSCVAALTVLDVIEESGLVARSGEVGAELRGRLEALVPDLPVRGQGLMVGVELAGAADFAERLRDHGVLVGTTGPGGGVLKIRPPLIWTAAEVARFVAAFQRAMG is encoded by the coding sequence ATGACGTACGGCGCGGGGCAGACCGCGAGCATGCTGGAGGATCCGCCGGCGGTCGACGGTCGTACAGCGGCGCGGTTGTTGCGGTCGGAGTACGGCTTGGATGCCGTGGTGAGTGAGCTGCGGAGTGAGCGTGACCGGAACTTCCTCGCCGCGGCCGACGGGCGGCGGCTCGTGGTCAAGGTGTCGAACACGGGCGACGACGCGGACCAGATCGCGATGGAATGCGCCGCGATGGAGCATGTCGCCGTCGTCGACCCGGAGTTGCCGATCCCGCGACTGATCCCCGGTACGACCGGCAAGCTGGTCACCACCGTTCAGGCCGCGGACGGCCGCGCTCATCTGGTCCGGGTCATCACGGTCCTGCCCGGCGAGGTGGCCGATCTGACGGCTCTGCCGAGCTGGTTCGCGGCCGGCTTCGGTGTGATCGGCGCGCGGTTGACCCGCGCGCTCCAGGGCTTCGGGCACCCGGCGGCGCACCGCAGGCTCGACTGGGACCCGCGCCACGTCGCCGAGCTGCGCCCGTACGCGGACCACCTGCCGGACGTACGCCGCCGCGCTCCGATGCATCGGCTGCTCGATCGCTTCGCGGGTCTGGACGAAGCGACCCGCGAGCTTCCCGCGTCGGCCCTGCACGGCGACGTGACGTTGAGCAACCTGCTGCTGGCCGAGGACCGGATCTGCGGTGTCATCGACTTCGGCGACATGCACCACACCGCCCGGGTCGCCGAGCTGGCGATCAGTCTGACCTCTCTGCTGCGCGAGTCCGGCGACGATCTGTGGGCCGACGCCCGCCGGTTCCTTGACGGCTACCAGCAGGTGTTGCCGCTCGAGCCCGCCGAGGTGGAGCTGATCGGCGAGCTCGTCCTGGCCCGGTCGGCCGCCAGTGTGCTCATCTCGGCCTGGCGCGCGCCGCTCTATCCCGACAACGAGGAGTACCTCACCAGCCTGGTCGCCGGCAGCTGGCGCATCCTCGACCAGCTCGGCGACCTCGGCGCGACCGAGCTGGCCCAACGCTTCCATCGCATCTGCGGAACCTCGCGGGTCGCGTCGGTACCCGACCCGACCTTGCTGGTACGCCGGAAGGCCGCCCTCGGTGGCGAGCTCTCCCCACTGTTCTATCGCCGCCCCTTGCAGGTCGTCCGCGGACAAGGACCGTGGATCCACACTGCCGACGGCCGCCGGTATCTCGATGCCTACAACAACGTTCCGGTCGTCGGGCACGCCCATCCGGCTGTCGTCCAGGCGATCTCGCGGCAGGCCGCCGTACTGAATCTGAACTCGCGCTACCTGCATCCGCACGTCGTCGAGCTGGCCGAGCGGCTGGTCGCGTCGATGCCGGACGGACTGGACACGTGCGTGTTCGCGAACTCCGGTAGCGAGGCTAACGATCTGGCATGGCGGATGGCCCGCGTCGTCACCGGGCGGGACGGTGCGATCGTCGCGGACCTGGCATATCACGGGGTGAGCGAGGCGACCGCGGCGTTCTCGACCAACACCTATCCGGCCTCGGCGCGGCCGTCGCATGTCGCGGTTTTCGAGGCACCGCGGAACGCTGAGGATGACGGGATCGCGGCCGCTGCACGGGTCCGGGCCGCGCGGGCAGCCCTGCGAACGGCGGGTCATGATCTGGCGTTGCTCGCGGTGGACAGCGTGTTCAGCAGCGCAGGGATCCTGACGCCGCGGAACGACTTCATGCAGGGATTGCAGGACACGGCCCGGGCGGCCGGAGGCCTGTTCCTGGCGGACGAGGTGCAGGCCGGGTTCGGCCGCGGTGGGCGGAACCTGTGGCGCTTCCAGGACTTCGGCCTGACACCGGACTTCGTCACGCTCGGCAAACCGATGGGCAACGGCCATCCGGTCGCGGCGCTGATCACCCGGCGTGAGATCGCCGACGCGTTCACCGAGGTCGACGAGTACTTCAGCACCTTCGGTGGCAACCCGGTGTCGTGTGTCGCCGCGCTCACGGTGCTGGACGTGATCGAGGAGAGCGGGCTGGTCGCGCGTTCCGGTGAGGTCGGCGCGGAGTTGCGTGGCCGGCTGGAGGCGCTGGTGCCGGACCTGCCGGTGCGCGGTCAGGGGCTGATGGTCGGGGTGGAGCTGGCCGGCGCGGCCGACTTCGCCGAGCGATTGCGAGATCACGGCGTACTCGTCGGGACGACCGGGCCCGGCGGGGGAGTGCTGAAGATCCGGCCGCCGCTGATCTGGACGGCTGCCGAGGTCGCGCGGTTCGTGGCCGCGTTCCAACGGGCGATGGGTTAG
- a CDS encoding threonine/serine dehydratase, with translation MTLTPAEAAERSERVAPRLRAHLPPTPFVRYGAFSDELGADVLVKSEHLQRTGSFKARGSLAKILTLTDEQRRAGVVTASTGNHGLGVGNALATLGGRGIVYLPENASPSKVAALRRLGLEIRAEGNDSGVLEPKARAYADEHGLTYVPPYNDPDIIAGQGTVAVEILEQLGSDPLDAVVVAVGGGGLVSGVASVLKKHLPQLKVYGASPVRDDAMAASVRAGKIVQVDAQETLSDGTAGSVEPGSITFDLCRELVDDWVLVSEDAISAALRTVIDTEHQLIEGSAAMAFAAARARRTELEGKRVAVVSCGGNISASTLAAALA, from the coding sequence ATGACGTTGACTCCCGCGGAAGCCGCTGAGCGGTCCGAACGGGTGGCCCCGAGGCTGCGTGCGCATCTCCCGCCCACGCCGTTCGTCCGGTACGGCGCGTTCAGCGACGAGCTCGGCGCCGACGTACTGGTGAAGAGCGAGCACCTGCAGCGCACCGGGTCGTTCAAGGCCCGGGGTTCGCTGGCGAAGATCCTCACCCTCACCGACGAGCAGCGGCGGGCCGGAGTGGTGACCGCCTCGACCGGGAACCACGGACTCGGGGTCGGGAACGCGCTCGCGACGCTCGGCGGACGCGGCATCGTCTACCTGCCGGAGAACGCGTCGCCGAGCAAGGTCGCCGCGCTGCGCCGGCTCGGTCTGGAGATACGGGCCGAGGGCAACGACTCCGGGGTGCTGGAGCCGAAGGCACGGGCCTACGCGGACGAGCATGGCCTGACGTACGTGCCGCCGTACAACGACCCGGACATCATCGCCGGGCAGGGCACGGTCGCTGTGGAGATCCTCGAACAGCTGGGCTCGGACCCGCTCGACGCGGTGGTCGTCGCGGTCGGCGGCGGCGGGCTGGTCAGCGGCGTGGCTTCGGTGCTCAAGAAGCACCTGCCACAACTGAAGGTGTACGGCGCCTCGCCCGTCCGCGACGACGCGATGGCTGCGTCGGTGCGGGCCGGGAAGATCGTCCAGGTCGACGCCCAGGAGACCCTCTCCGACGGTACGGCGGGCAGCGTCGAGCCGGGCAGCATCACCTTCGACCTGTGTCGTGAGCTGGTCGACGACTGGGTGCTGGTCAGTGAGGATGCGATCAGTGCCGCCCTGCGGACGGTCATCGACACCGAGCACCAGTTGATCGAGGGCTCGGCCGCGATGGCGTTCGCGGCCGCGCGGGCCCGGCGTACCGAGTTGGAGGGCAAGCGGGTCGCGGTGGTGTCCTGCGGCGGCAACATCTCCGCGAGCACGCTGGCGGCGGCCCTGGCCTGA
- a CDS encoding metallopeptidase TldD-related protein, translated as MSIERTEIEQALGILGPGTRLDVLGENAELLRYAESEITAQHSERRLRVRVKVNRNGRTAGGTLETLEPAAVQVLADRLTAALADLPAAAKGAEPPVDPSGATPELEQPVVEPARSIIDCDPAVRHEWFTTVRDGLDKSARLGGAIRYDVLDRVVADSDGLFRSETLTKASIQAIAKQDEQSASVKLVHRDADLIPVGDIPGRLRDALRPLPVREPFRGTCRVLLKPSAVNTLIATFGHWALGAQHYASGRSVLAGRMGQQVVSEQLTLVDDATDTAGLLSGFDAEGNIRRRTRLIDRGVLTGVVSDRRRAGLTGGVPTGHAVPDGWRFGGDPVPSHLLLDAGEATEDELLAECGSGLVVNRLDYLRVLHPKQTLVTGTTRDATYWAEDGKPVAWHPQLRFTFRMDEVLNAVLAVGAVREIGDQTFMDSVVVPSLLIDAGPLVLT; from the coding sequence ATGAGCATCGAGCGGACAGAAATCGAGCAGGCGCTCGGCATCCTCGGCCCGGGAACCCGGCTGGACGTGCTCGGCGAGAACGCCGAACTGCTCCGGTACGCCGAGTCCGAGATCACCGCCCAGCACAGCGAACGCCGGCTCCGGGTGCGCGTCAAGGTGAACCGGAACGGCCGGACCGCAGGCGGCACGCTGGAGACTCTCGAGCCCGCAGCCGTCCAGGTCCTTGCGGACCGGCTGACCGCGGCCCTCGCCGACCTCCCGGCTGCGGCGAAGGGCGCCGAGCCGCCGGTGGATCCGTCCGGTGCGACGCCCGAGCTCGAGCAGCCTGTGGTGGAGCCGGCGAGGTCCATCATCGACTGCGATCCCGCCGTACGGCACGAGTGGTTCACCACCGTGCGCGACGGCCTCGACAAGTCCGCGCGCCTCGGCGGTGCGATTCGGTACGACGTACTGGACCGGGTGGTCGCGGACTCGGACGGCCTGTTCCGGTCCGAAACGTTGACGAAGGCATCGATCCAGGCGATCGCGAAGCAGGACGAGCAGTCCGCGAGCGTGAAGCTGGTACACCGCGACGCGGACCTGATCCCGGTCGGCGACATTCCCGGCCGGCTGCGGGACGCCTTGCGCCCGTTGCCGGTCCGCGAGCCCTTCCGCGGTACCTGTCGCGTGCTGCTGAAGCCGTCGGCGGTGAACACGCTGATCGCCACCTTCGGCCACTGGGCCCTCGGCGCCCAGCACTACGCGAGCGGCCGGTCGGTGCTGGCCGGGCGGATGGGACAGCAGGTGGTGAGTGAACAGCTGACGCTGGTCGACGACGCCACCGACACCGCCGGACTGCTCAGCGGATTTGATGCTGAAGGCAACATTCGGCGGCGGACCCGGTTGATCGACCGCGGTGTGCTGACCGGTGTGGTGTCCGACCGGCGCCGGGCCGGCCTGACCGGTGGTGTGCCGACCGGTCACGCAGTTCCGGACGGGTGGCGGTTCGGGGGCGACCCGGTGCCGTCGCACCTGCTGCTCGACGCCGGTGAGGCGACCGAGGACGAGCTGCTCGCGGAGTGCGGCAGCGGTCTGGTGGTCAACCGGCTGGACTACCTGCGGGTGCTGCACCCCAAGCAGACGCTGGTCACCGGAACCACCAGGGACGCGACCTACTGGGCCGAGGACGGCAAGCCGGTCGCCTGGCACCCGCAGCTTCGCTTCACCTTCCGGATGGACGAGGTGCTCAACGCCGTACTGGCGGTCGGCGCGGTCCGCGAGATCGGCGACCAGACCTTCATGGACAGCGTGGTCGTCCCGTCGTTGCTGATCGACGCCGGGCCACTCGTCCTCACCTGA
- the efeB gene encoding iron uptake transporter deferrochelatase/peroxidase subunit gives MGGFDRRSFLRGTLAGAGAAAVTGLSLNADAATPTSVPFHGVHQAGIVTPQQSQAIFASFDVIAMGKDELTDLFKTLTERARLLTTGGALPPVGITAPPADSGVLGPDMPGDDLTVTVGVGASLFDDRYGLKALKPAKLTAMKTFPNDTLDEALCHGDLSLQLCATETDTVLHALRDIARHTRGAMQLRWRVDGFRSKPRPAGAPRNLMGFKDGIVSPASADYDKLVWVGKGNGEPAWTEGGSYQVLRQIRMLVEFWDRVSIGEQENMFGRRRDSGAPLDGSSETDLPDYPSDPTGAAIPLTSHIRKANPRTPDTASSQFLRRGYNYDKGTDAVGDLDMGLLFCAYQQDIARQFEAVQTRLTDEPLVDYIRPVGGGYFFTLPGVRDGNDHFARSLLA, from the coding sequence ATGGGTGGTTTCGACAGGCGGTCCTTCCTTCGCGGGACGCTGGCGGGTGCGGGGGCGGCGGCCGTTACCGGGTTGTCGTTGAACGCGGACGCGGCCACGCCGACGTCCGTACCTTTCCACGGCGTACACCAGGCCGGCATCGTCACACCCCAGCAGTCGCAGGCGATCTTCGCGTCGTTCGATGTGATTGCCATGGGCAAGGATGAGCTGACCGACCTGTTCAAGACACTGACCGAACGGGCTCGGCTGCTCACCACCGGCGGTGCGCTGCCGCCGGTGGGGATCACCGCCCCGCCCGCCGATTCCGGCGTACTCGGGCCGGACATGCCCGGGGACGACCTCACGGTCACCGTGGGCGTCGGCGCATCGCTCTTCGACGACCGGTACGGACTGAAGGCGCTCAAGCCGGCCAAGCTCACCGCGATGAAGACGTTCCCGAACGACACGCTCGACGAGGCCTTGTGCCACGGTGATCTGAGCCTGCAGCTGTGCGCGACCGAGACCGACACTGTGCTGCATGCCCTGCGCGACATCGCCCGGCACACCCGCGGCGCGATGCAGCTGCGCTGGCGGGTCGACGGGTTCCGGAGCAAGCCGCGACCGGCCGGCGCGCCGCGCAACCTGATGGGCTTCAAGGACGGCATCGTCAGCCCGGCGTCCGCCGACTACGACAAGCTCGTGTGGGTCGGCAAGGGCAACGGCGAGCCGGCCTGGACCGAAGGCGGCAGCTACCAGGTACTGCGGCAGATCCGGATGCTGGTCGAGTTCTGGGACCGGGTGTCGATCGGCGAACAGGAGAACATGTTCGGCCGTCGCCGCGACTCCGGTGCCCCGCTCGACGGCAGCAGTGAGACCGACCTGCCGGACTACCCGTCCGATCCGACCGGCGCGGCGATCCCGCTGACCAGCCACATCCGCAAGGCGAACCCACGGACGCCGGACACCGCGTCCAGCCAGTTCCTGCGCCGCGGCTACAACTACGACAAGGGGACCGACGCCGTCGGTGACCTGGACATGGGCCTGTTGTTCTGCGCCTACCAGCAGGACATCGCCCGGCAGTTCGAGGCTGTCCAGACCCGGCTGACCGACGAGCCGCTCGTCGACTACATCCGGCCGGTCGGTGGCGGCTATTTCTTCACGCTTCCCGGTGTACGGGACGGCAACGACCACTTCGCCCGGTCGTTGCTCGCATGA